TGATTATTGGGCGATCCTGATGATGCTCGACTTGCGACACGCCATCGAATCTTGGTGGAGGCCTCAAAGGATTTAGACGAAAATAGCATGTTGTCGAAGCAGCGGAAGAGAATTTGTGAGTCGAGAAAGGATGCACGTCTGTGCGTCCTGCAATTCGTGTCTGCGGGAGATCTGGACCACTGGGAACATCAGCATCTGTTTATATTACTAATTCATGGCGGCTTAAGGAACCTTGGGGACATGGAAAGCCTTGTCCAAAACTCTCTTGAGCAGGATTCAACGTTACTATTGCTCCCAGACTACTCGGCATTTGAGCCTCCGCTGCATGGCCTTTACGGGCCGGGTACTCGGTCGTCTTGGCAGACCTATTTTTACGTCGGTGGCGTCTGGTACTTTTGTAGGACCATGGACCCGAAAACGATGTTGCGGGTATCATATACCTGGTCCTTCAGGACATGGTGCCAGGCAGTCAGAGAAAGAACGTATTTCGATGTCGTCCAATGAATTATCTGTTAGTGCTTATTATGCCAGGAAACCTGTGCGAATAGTTGCTTCTTCTCACATATCAGGAATCAGTGCCGAATGGTGATGTTCTCTTCCCACAATCAGGAATGGGCAATGGGCACGGAGAGTAATTCCTCTTCGGGAACGTGTATTGCTTAGCATGCCGTTCCTACAGCTCAGGGAAACAACGGCCCTATAGTTGAGCGGTGAGATTTGAGGTGAAAATTTCGACAAGAACGggttggctttggcaacaCCAAAACATGGTATCCTCGTCAGATTCCTTTCTCTGGCGGTCGTACTCATAGAACCTAGGGCTTGGGGTTGATTGATGGCAGCAGTCGGAAACCTGATCAAACAAGCCGAAAGCGTCCCACCTGCGTTCCCGGCGCTGTACAAGATGGCAACTTGTCAAGATGCATCCTCGCCGTGAATTGTCGCGTTTCTGTGAGCTGTTAATGCAGAAAACGGCGACTGCCTAGCTGTACGGAAGCACCTTGGCTAGAAAGTGCAATATGGTAAATCCCAAAATCTCTTGCTTATAATCGCCATTTTCTTCCAAGTACATGATATTATTTTCATAGAGGGTTTGAAGCAAGATGGGCGAGATCTACGCAAGCCGCCTCTTGGCCTTTGTGCGCTAGACGTTCTCATGCTCATTGACTGTGTCACCAACTGCCCGTTAATCTAGGAGTCGACATTCCATTTTGGGAGTACCAGCAGTCACTTCATGTTGCGATTCTAATGCGAAACTGGCAtcgtcgaggccgacgcTGTGGTCGTAGCCCGGCTTTTCTTGGACCATGGCTCTACGGCAGTCGAGCATAGAGAAGACTGCCATGTTGCAAGAAGCCGGCCATCATTCGCGTTCAAGGTCGGATCCATGGGGTGGATTGTTATTGCTCGCACCGTCCGCCTGGCCTGTTTCCGAAATGAGAGGGCTGAGGCGCCACGGGTTCAGTTCAAGGAAGCGTCCAAGGGCGTTGGTCGTAGGGTGACATGGCGACTCTCCTCCAAGGCGGCCAGCACCTGATGACGACGTCGGCCCTGGCGGACCTGATGCGTAGATGCGCCTCGGGCGGTTCACCGAGGAACAACTGCGTCGTCGACGCTGTCATGGGGCTGTACATGGCCATTGTTTACTTTTTCGCTCTGAAAATAGTACCCAGGTCGAAGCGTGGGCCAAGAAGTACGGGTGTCTACCGGCTCAATCGCCTCGGCGTGGCGGTTTGGTTACTAGTAGTAACTACTGCATCAGTCATCCGGGAGTGGTCCGGATGCCTGGTTGGCAGCGAGCTGCATGTGATTGATGCCTTTTGATTCTCATGATTGATGCCACTGCAAACTTTGAATGGGTTAGAGGCTGAGCAGGGTGGCCCGGCCCGCGCCATGATTGTGGGGACCCCGCACACAAGGTACATAGGTACATGGGCTAGGACGTCAACCTTCAGCGTTAATTAGAGCCGCGACATAGCAACCTGACTTGGGCAGAGTCACTGATGCTTGTTTCGTATAATACGACAACAGCTGGCCGTAATTATGTGCTGGCAGTTGGCGCAACGCAGGCCTGGAGGGAGTCCTCAGAGGCATTATAACAGGCTAAAACAGACCATTGTTTTGCAAGACGAGTGGCTCTCTTCCGAATTCGGTAACCAAAAGATAACTGTAGAAGCAGGCCCCTCGAAAAATTTCCTGCTTGTCCTTGGAAGAAAATGCACTCAACTGGTCCGCACCTATCATCCTTGTCTATTCACCAACCCATTGCTCAGTGTGTTACTCGGGTTGAGAATTTTGCTCGCCCGAGACTCCAAAACAGCGTGTTGGTTTGACCTGCGCAGAGCATCCAACCAACATCCAGCCAACATCACAACCAAACTCCGGATGTTACGGCATCCCCGGTGTCCATGACAAGTTCTGCAAGTTTCTAGAACTGTTGGCCGAACTTTCATAACAACAATTCTGCCCTGGTCAGTGCAACTCTTTTGTTCACAGTCCTCTCCATTTCTTGGCTCCTTACTAATTCGATAACTTGGCCTCTCTATTCTTCGTGCTAGACACTCCGCGGAACTCTGCTCTGCTAAGAGCGCGTGCCACCATAGGACCATAGGACCCAATGCTGATGATGTGTTATGCCAGAACACATGGGCCACTTGCAGGCGCACACCGCGAATGCCTGGAGAAACGGACGCGAGGCAGTATAAACTGACATCAGACGCAACATCCTGCCACACCAAAGCTCGCTCAGACGTCCTCGTGATGCACCCGGTGGTTTGCAAGCTCATGGTCTGCATCCATATGCGCAGTTCTTTGCATATGCTCGTCCCGAATGTGGTGTTGGTATGTTTTCATAAAACAGATATCGTGGACGACGAGTTGTGGCCGTAATCAGTggaatatataaagtagctTGGGCAAGACCTAGCCTCAGATCATCTCCGTCACAATCCATCTACATTACTCCCTACCCTAGATTCTCTACACATATTTTGACCCTCAGTTGAGAAGAAATACGCCGCAAAAATGCCCTCTGAAATTCTTAAATGCTTAGGCTGCGGACACCTCTACTCCTCTACCCAACCAGAATGTCCTTGGAAGAGTGTGCACAAAACGAAAGAAACTACAAAACCAACTACGGGTATGGAAGCCATCTCATCCAAGCTGCGACACTCAGTACTGTCACTGAATAAATATCCCAGAAAAGCCAACCACCAAGACtggtacctaggtactcaGGGACTAGCTATTACGCTGCATGGGGATGAATGGTGAAGGTAGAATGACGGGGGATGCTCGCtctatatataaatatatatgtAGAGATTATTCCGATAAATCTACTCCTCATTCTGATACATGATTTCCAAAAGCTCTTCCACGTCATTCCTTTCTCCATCAAGCGCAACTGACGGGCCAGGGCGTCGGAAAAACTCAGACTCAAACTCCTGTGGATAAAACCCAGCGTATTCCCAGTCAATGACAGCCTTTACTTTGAGGCTCACTGGATCGACGATGACATTATGAGCGGAGAAGTCGTTATGGCAGAAGACAAGGTCACTAGACTCCCTCGGCTTCATCTTCCAGGCTTGACGGTACGCTTCTACCATGATCCGGTACGGCGGGATCACCTGTACAGAAAATGTTAACTGAGGAATGAGAAATGGGAGGTGTGGGTGCTTACAATTCCTGAGGGTCCTCCCCATACACTGGACTTCAAACCTCTCAGAACATCCATGTAGCCCTCTAGCTCTAATTCAACCGATTTGCGCTGTGCTGGTTCGAGATCAGCCAATTTCACGCCCTCGATAAGCTCGGTGACCAAGTACACTGCGTTGTCATCCTCAAAGCAGCCATAGAGCTTTGGCACGGGGATATTCGTATTTTCAGCAATGAAGCGCAATGCCGCGGCCTCATTCAAGATGCGCTCATTGCCGAAGCGAGGTATGCTCAGCGTACCGACGACCGGATTGTGCTGCCATTCAGAGGGACGAAGACTGCGTTTGACAAAGGAGCCGATGAGGCTGTAATACTTGCGTTCATTCGTAACAGCGACACAATCCTTTTCGCGTCGCGCATTAAGCATGCCAGGTGTGACCGGACACATGTCTTCGACAGACCAGGTAAACTTGATCAGTAGGCAATTGAAAAGAGGGAAGCAGATTTGAAGGTACCCGACTTGCCTGAAACTCGGTTGAGAGGCGTGGTATAAGAGGAACGCCCTGTTGGCCCCGGCACAAACATGGATGGCATCGGCCACAAGAACGAATGGTAATGGTGATGGCATCGAGCACCCAACAAGCTAGATGGTGCGTGCACCTCACCGCCACGATGCTACACTATAGCGGGCAAGGTTCATGAAGCATCAAAAGTATACTTCGAGCAACCTTGGAGTGGCTGACTCGAGAACAGCGAGTTCACTGGCTCTCTCCTTCATGGTGAAGTCGTCTTCCAAGTCGTCGTTGGCAAGTACGATGCCAACAATCCTCCACCCTCGCAGCGCGGATCCCGAATTGTGTGCTCTCAGACACCTCCCCAATTCGCCCAAGGAGGGATAGGCAACCAAGCTGAATCGAGTCATTGGTCGGGTCGGGCATTGAGCCCGGCCGGTTGTGCCATGGAGCAGAGCAGAATCCACGTCACTGCGTTCCAAGTTACAGCTCATTTGCAAGACGTCGACGTGGACATTGCAGGGTTTGACTCACACTGTAATGTCTTGTACGGTCCGTGCCGGAGTATGGCCCAGGAATTCATCGCTCCGGAATGACGCTGGTTGAGCGATTGGTGTGGCAGTGATGAGGGGGCTCAAAAAATACCAGACTTTCGTTCCAACCAGCCAACGCTCCTGCCTCGGGCAaagttgaggaagaagaaccaGACGCTCCTGCCTCAGAAGCAAAGCTTAAGGAAGAGAAATGAAGGCCCGACATCAGACAGGCATCATAGGCGTTATGGCAATCAGAGTCATAGGGAAAAATAGAAGAAGATAAAAAAGATGAATATAAACAAATATGTCGCAATATCGCAGGTATAATATTATGAAAGTGCCTCAAGTAGGTAATGTCATGTCACCGTCCAGCTGTGGGGCTGTTCTTCAATTCCTAACGCGACATTGCTCAGCTCACCGATCCCCATCTCTGCATCAACAAGCATCATCGGTCAGCTGAAAAGGACTGGCCGGTTCTATATCCAGCACGCACGGGCCCATCCCGGCCATGAGCAAGCGAAATCTTCTTTTGTGCTTCGACGCGTTCGGCACATTGTTTAGCCCAAAGGCGTCCGTGGCCCAGCAATATGCCCAGGTCGCACACCAATGCGGCGTCACCAGCTTCACCCAAGACGAGCTGCAGTCCCGCCTATCAGCGGCGATCAATCAAGAAAGGGAGAGGAATCCCAACTATGGCAAGGATACGGGACTTGGCGCCACTCGGTGGTGGACGAATGTGAGTCCCTCGCCATCAGGCCTCGGTGTGCCTTCGACACATCGACCGCTGCCTCCTAACGCGAAAGTAGGTGATCCAGGCGACCTTCAAACCCTTCATCCCACATAACCAAGCCCTACCGCCGGCTCTGGTCCCCAAGCTCATACATCGATTCGCATCCAACGAGGGATACGCCGCGGAGAGCAGTCTCCTTTCTACGCTGAGGGCGTTTCGGCAGCGCAAAGCTCGACAGGGCTTCGAGCAGGTCATTGTGGGCGTGGTGACGAATTCAGATGACAGGGTGCCGAGcattctttcttcctttggGCTGAATGTCAGTCCCTTGCGCTACGGCACGCCAGGCGGGCCGCCCGTGTCGCCGGAGGAGGAGTACGACATTGACTTTCACTGCATGTCGTATGATGCAGGCGTCGAGAAGCCGGACCGGCGGATATTTCAGGCGGCTGAGCTCATGCTGAGCCGTGTCATCGCCAGCCGGGCTGGGCAAACCCCGACCCCCGCTGAGCTGGCGAGCTGGCAGAAAATCTACGTCGGTGACGAGTATGCCAAGGATGTTGTGGGCGCTACGAATGCGGGCTGGAACCCGGTGCTGCTTGATGTCGAGGGGAGGGCCATGGAGATTCCCAAGTTGGAGGACTGCCCTGCCAAAAGTGTCAATGCCCTGTTTACCGAACATGAGGTTGTAAGGGTGCGTTCGTTACGAGACTTGGCCGCGTGGATGACGGGCGTGGAATGAGAGACGAAATGATGATTCATTGCATGTGCACTTAAGAGGGGGGGTTCATAGCCAAGGTGAGGATACAAGAGCGTTGCGACTTTGTCGATATTGCACGGCATGGCTTGCTGGCATACGGTCGGTAGGGTTGGGCAGGTAAACCCACGTATCCTGAACCATACTAACTTCTGTTTTACGCACGAATCGCGTAAaatgtgtttttttttactgAAGAACAGTGGAATTTTCTTTAGATACGCGATGAGAAGCACCTCGACCAGCTGAAGCGCACTGACTGACGAAGCTGACAGAAGAGATTGTGTCATACTTCCGTTTGCCCTGTGACTCATCTGCGGTTACTCTTTGAGCCGCAATCAGATCTGATACGAGCGAGAAAAGCAACCCTGTCGGCCAGTCCAACGcgccatggcctcgccgGAGACTTGTCCCGGAGACTTTTAACAAGTGACCCACATTTCCCGGGTCCGGCGCGGAAAAAGAGGCCGAGAGgctcccgccgccgtccttgatAAAAGCCGCGCTTCACGGCTAGCAATGCAGGATTCTCCAAACTCGTTCTTCATACCTGACCACCAACTGCCACTCGTTTTTGCCAGAAATGAGCCCCAAGTTGTACGACGTTCTCATTattggcggcggcccagCCGGCCTATCCATGGCCATAGCTTTGGCGAGACAGGCCTACTCTGCGTTGGTTCTAGATTCTGGAGAGTACCGCAACGCAAGGGCAACACACATGCACAACGTGCCTGGATTTGATCATGTGAATCCCGTCGATTTCAGGACAAAAGTCTGCGAGGACCTGAGGAAGAGATATGAGCATATCGAGTTCAAGGCGGCCACGATCAAGGAGGTGCGCAAGTTGGATAGCGGCATCTTCGAGGCAATTGACGACCAGGGAGACAAGTATACCGGAAAGAAACTCGGCCTGGGTACCGGAGTGAGGGATGTGCCTCCCGCAGATATCGAGGGCTATGATGCCTGCTGGGCACGCGGCGTGTAAGGAACCCCCGTGTGGTTAAAACTCATTCGAtaccccccccccccggtGTACTTGATACTGATTTCCGATTATTTGCCAGGTTTCACTGCTTGTTTTGCCACGGGTTCGAGGAACGTGGTGCCGAATCAGTCGGGGTTTTGGCATCGGGCATGCTGACGGCCGCGGAGATGATTGCGCACGCAACACTCATGGCTAAGCGCCTCGCCAAAAGCACCACGGTCTACACCAACGGGAATCCTTCTCTACTGGAACAAGTCAGATCGATGCTGCACAGCAGCAAGATCACGTACGAGGACAGAAAAGTCGCAAGACTGGAACTGGAGAATGGTTCGGGACCGAGTGTAATTGTTCATTTTACAGACGGCACCAGCAAGAGGGAGGGCTTTATTACGAACCATCCCCTGGTTGAACAGCAGTCGCCGTTTGCGGCGCAGCTGGGGTTGGAATGCGCGCCGACAGGGGATATTGTGGTTACGGCTCCGTTTAATGAGACGAGTGTGAAGGGATGCTTCGCCGCGGGGGATGCGGCCACCATGATGAAGAGCGCTGTGCAGGCTATTCAGATGGGTATGTTTGCGGGTGTTGGGTTGGTGTCTCAGTTGCATCATGATTTGGACGAGAAGGATGAGCTCTGATGGACTCGATGGAATGGATTTGTGTTGGGACATGTTTGAACAGGATGGCAATAACAACTTGCCGGGTAAAGATTATTGTAGACTCTTATACGACCATGTTTGCTAGCTGTCTATGGAGACTCGCATATGGCTGTCATCATGATTGCTTGCGTGCTAACATGTCACTTTTGGTCCATATACACTTTATCCACTCCTCCGAATACAATGTAAATGGAACTGATTCTCTACTATAAACAAGTAAGTGTAATCAACTCGCCAGTACCCGGTTCATGGGGATATTAGTCTGCAATCTATTGATCATCTacaactacctaggtattcaaggcaacagcagccaagCGTATCTTCGTTCGAGCCCCAATTTGAAGCCAAACACGCATCCTTAAGAAGCCCGCTTCCCATACGGCTCAAACGGCAGCAAGAACGCACAAACCGCCAACCCCCCGTACAAGGCGGCACAAATAAAGACGGGCGCGACAGTCGCCGGGTTCGCATACGTCGCCACAACAGCAGACATGGCCCCAGTCAATCGACAAAAGGCGACGGCAATGCCATTCCCCGTAGCACGATGAGCAGACGGCAGCGTCTCCGCTGTGTACCCATACAAGACGCCGTAGTAAATCTCGAGCGTGAAGGAGATGACGCAGCTATACGCAACACTGGCCTCCTGAGACGCAACCTGCGAGTAcgcaaagaagaaggccattGTGGCCACGGCGCCCACCACCATGGTGTACCGGCGTCCCAAGACGCGGCAATTCGCCATGTGGCCGCCTAGCAACGGGCCAGGGATGCCGCATACCTGGACGAGAGCATAGTTGCGCCACGTCTGGTACGTGCCCGCGACGCCGAACTGCACGCCCCTGCTGGCGAGGTAGTAGGGCAGGAAGACGTTGAACAGGGGATACGCCAGGCCGATGATGGCCCACGACAGCCAGAGCAGCACGGTAGTCTGCGCCATCTTGCCGGTGGCGAACAGGGCGCGGGCGTGGATGGCAAACTCGCCCAGGGAGAAGCGGCTGCGGGCGTGGGCGaagccgacggcgccgcaggcctcgagctgctcgacGCGGAGGGAGCAGGGCCGCCCGTACCGCGCCGCCAGGTCCGCGAGCACGCGGACCACCTCGGCGTCCTTGCCCTGTCCCAGGAGGAACTTGGGCGTCTCGCGGAGCCGGATGACGGTGACGCGGAGCGCGCTGAGGACCAGGATGAGCCCGCCCATGGTGTACATGAGGTATCGCCACCCGCGGTTGTCCCCTCTCGCGCAGTCGCTTGCGGCCGCGCAGGAGAAGGCGGCTGTGTATCCAGGCCCAACATCAAGGTCAGAAAGGGCAAGGCAGTGAGAAACGAGGGGGGGCTGCGGAACGCTCACGCATGTAGCCCCAGGCGACTAGGCCGGCAATCGTGCATCCTACTCCCCACCAGGCGGACAGCCAGCTGACCGTCCACTGCTTGCTCGAGGGGAGGTGCTCGAGGAAGACGGCCGTGTCGAGAATCAggttgccgccggcgccgaaggcggccgcggcgacgAAGAAGCCGAGCGAGGCCCAGGTGggcgcggcgccggcggcgacggtgaaGACGGAGCAGATGAGGAGGGAGGTGTTGAAGGCCGTCTTGCGGCCGATGATGTCGGCGAAGAGGCCCCAGAATAGGGCGCCGACGAGCATGCCCGTGTACAGGGCGATGGTGAGGCCCTTGGGGTAGGAGGGCTGGAACTCGAGGACGGCCTGGACGGATATGATGCCCTGGAGGCTGAGCTGGAGCGCGTCCACGGAGAAGCTGCGCGCCGTGAGGAGTgtgagcttgagcttgtgAGTCGAGGGGGCGTGACGTACCCGAAGCCGCTGAGGAAGAAGAGTTTCCAGTGGTAGTTTGTCCATCCGATCTCGTCGAGAGTCTTGTTGCGGACGGGTGCGTGAGCACACCGTGCCAACTTTTAAGCTGTGGGATTATTTGGGGGGACACTCACATTGTTCACCAGGTGCATCTTCTTGTCCATTCCGGGATCCAAGTCCTGCAGTGCAAGAATATCCTCGGCCGACGCATCTGGTTTGTCGGATTCGTGGTGTTTGTTCTTGCTCATTATTCGCGAGACACTTCTCTCGACGTCCGTCTCCGGGGTAGATTGATCTTGGAGGCATGCCATGCTGTCTTTTGGGTGCATGAGCCCACGATGGTCTGTTGTTGCCATTTGTCCAAGCCTTGGAGTATACCTTGATGTCGACAGGGAAAATAACGACTAAATAAAAGAGATACGTGAGGTTAAGTAGACAATCTATGGAGCCGGGGGTTCTCGATGGTGCGGatcaagactcaagactcGAGACGCAAGAGGCTACTGGAGGCTAATTTTCCCCGAATGACAGACCTCCCAGGGTCTTACTTTACAAGCGATGCACCTCATCGGCTTTTAGCAAATATATCGGTATCCACTTCCTCAGAAACCTTTAAACGAGTTGTCTTGGGAGCGAATTCTTCCCCCACAGCGACCGCTTGCTTTTATAGCAAAAGCAAGTATGTAGTACTCCGCGAATACTGACGTGGCCAGTGAGACCGTGCGCCGaa
The DNA window shown above is from Metarhizium brunneum chromosome 1, complete sequence and carries:
- the gliT gene encoding Thioredoxin reductase gliT, producing MSPKLYDVLIIGGGPAGLSMAIALARQAYSALVLDSGEYRNARATHMHNVPGFDHVNPVDFRTKVCEDLRKRYEHIEFKAATIKEVRKLDSGIFEAIDDQGDKYTGKKLGLGTGVRDVPPADIEGYDACWARGVFHCLFCHGFEERGAESVGVLASGMLTAAEMIAHATLMAKRLAKSTTVYTNGNPSLLEQVRSMLHSSKITYEDRKVARLELENGSGPSVIVHFTDGTSKREGFITNHPLVEQQSPFAAQLGLECAPTGDIVVTAPFNETSVKGCFAAGDAATMMKSAVQAIQMGMFAGVGLVSQLHHDLDEKDEL